The DNA window ATAATATAATTTTCCTTCTACCTCCACCAAAATTGGTTCATTAGGCCATATGAGACCTAGTAtaaaaatttggtatcatttcgGGCGTAGCCTCAATTTAACCTCTAATTACTTTGTACCGTCACGCAGATAttcatttaaactgtagaaaatagCAAACCATGTTCGAAAAATCTAAAACTTAGTGTTTTCTTAACTTTTGGTACGTACAACACTGAGAAAAAATTTGAGGTGCATATAACACCGAAATGCACGAGAGCTATGGAAACCTAGAAGTTTTAGTTAGGGTTCCATCAAATTGCGCATTCATTTTGTAAACTATGTATATTTCGGCTTTGtcaaaattgtttgaattttttttgcaagcatgtagactaaaattatggccccacacaaaaTCTTTTGTGATCAATTTTGGTcattattatattttttgtgcTAAAATGGAGAAAGGAGGTTGAATTACCCCTTCAAAATAGTATAATTTTCCTTCTACCTCCCCAAAATTGGTTCATTAGACCATATGAGACCAAGTACACAAATCTGGTACCATTTTGGATCGTTTCATTGTCACGTAGAAATTCATTTAAACAATAGAaaatagcaaaccatctccgaaaaatatgaaacttaatATTTTCTTAACTTGTGGTAAGTACAAGATTGAGAAAAAAGTTTGAAGCGCATATAATCTAGAGAGGCATAGTAACTTATGGACTCGAGACGGTCATGACAaatgtgattagccaatcaatcaATGGGAGTTATAATAACAAATGGCATGACaaggtcacaaagaccaaaaaCTGAATATTTTTCAAAACACCACAAAATCTATCGTGCTAGTAAGGGTTTTGAAAAACTTCTATTCTATTTCTCACAAAGTTTGCAAACTAGTACTAAACATTTACTTAAAGACTAACTAGAGGTAAAGTTTAGCATTTGCAAACACATGCACACTCTAGCATGAAAAAGGGCCTAGATGCAATTGTGATAAATTTGTATTCGCCAAAACCCATCATCGTCCATCGCGTGGCATGCCCAGCAGAGAAAAATTACTGTATTACCCTAAACCCAATTCCTTATATTTGCCCCATCGCCCTTCGTCTGGCACGTCTCCCCAAATCGATACACCCAACCATTCTATTTCTCCCCTTCGCCCCATCACCGTCCGCCTCCCCAAGCCATCCCAAAACCGAAGCAACATCTCGCGTATGGATCATGATGCCGACGTCGAGCACGCCGAGGAGGGCGCCGACGTCGACCACGCCGAGGAGGGCGCCGGCGTCGAGCACGAGGAGGGCGCCGATGGCAACGAGGGCTCCGACGGCGACGAGGAAGCCGCGCCGAGTTCACCTACGGCGCGGTTCCATCAAGCCGTACTGGCGGCTTTCGCCGCGGCTCCAAAAGGGAAGTTCCCGTGTATTCACTGCATCTCGGAGTTGTTCGAGCAGGAGAAGGGATTCTTACAAGGGAGCCCAGTGTGTCTCAAGCCTTCATCTATGGAATTCCATTGCCAAACTAAGCACCGGAAGTTTCTCCGCGGTAAGACGAAGTGCCCGCAGTGCCCAACTTGCGGGAATCTGTTCAACACCGTCTCGGCGAAGAGAGCTCACCAGCGGAGGCTCCGCCATTAGGAGCGCCGCGGTGACGCCGCACCTCCGCGCCGCCACATGCCGCGTCGCCCCCGTCCGCGTCCACATCGCGGCCGCGCTTTACGGTGTGAagaaggtggcggtggcggcgccggAGGAGGCAACGCCGACCCTGACCGCGACACCGACCTTCACCGCGCCGCTCCGGGCACCGGAGAAGGAGCCGGAGACGCAGGAGAAGTTCCTGGAGGTTGCCAAGGACTACTTCAACCAGTTCAAGGAGATACCCGCCCAGAAGcaaggttttttttatcggccgGAATTCACGGAAATTTCTGAAATTTCCTTTCTATCCAcagggtccgataaaatttgacatcggacaaatttttcccttctttcctgcttccacacagacaacccaaattcaGCCGTACGACAATCCCATactataatgttttattcttgtttttatctgtgaACAAGTAATGTTTAATAGCTTAAgaatagtttcaagtcaaattctacggaattttttcaaaacaatttgattttttttttgaatttggtccgatatttccgatatatcttgcttatcctatttatccatgacctccgataaatttttatttccgataatgaaaaccttgCTCAGAAGCACTGGATCTGCCTCAAGAACTACTTCAACCAGAAGTGCGGCTCGGTAATGTCGCTTGCGCCCACCCCCTTTCCTCTTCTCGATATCCCATTCGGTTCGATGTGCGCGCTTGTGATTTCTCTTGCTCGGCGATTTCTTCTGGTTCGTAGCTGTTTGGTGGTGTACTACTTGCGTGTTCTGCCTGCGGCCTGCCTGGTTGTGACAAATTTATTTGGGGCGTTTAATTAGTCTCGTGACCAGGGTTTTCGTCATGGTGATGCCATGCTAGTCTTTGTTTTTGTGTTGTATTTTCTGCTTGAATCGAGTTATTCATTGGATTGAATCCATCGCTAGTACATGGCTACAAGCATGTCACCAATTAATAATGTTATTTTCGGTAAGCGATCAGAAAATCTTAGTGTCCTCTCGCGATTAGAAATTGCTAGATTTCGTTGGTAGTAGCATCTATTTCTCCACGTTCTCTTAATCGTGAATGGATGATGGTGAATAGGCGATTTAACATGTTCTGAAGTTCAAATCCTTTCTGTAATTTTAGCAAACATAGTGATGCTGTTCTGTTGGAATCCATTTCTGGTAGTATTGTAGCAGCGAGTTTTTTTGGATAGTGATCAGATATTGTTGGATGGTGATGGTGTGTTTTTTTCCTAGTTTTCTTTTgagcttgaactgatcatggtgTAATGGGGAATAGGGGATTTAGCAAGTTTGTGTGTTCAAGTCAGTCTGGTCAGCAAACATGGTGTTGGTAATGTGCAAAAGTTCCTGTTTATGCGGTTGGAATCCATCTCGGGCAATAGTGTAGCGACGTTCTACTGAAGTTACTTTTTGCACATCTCTTTTCTGCTTGAAGAGGGGAAGCATGTGGATTCTGAAGATGATTTGGCTGGTGATGCTAGTTATTTTCTGACTATTTATTCAGTCCATCATGTCCAGTTTTTCCCCCTGCATTAGTGTGTGCTGATTGATTTTGAATCTTGGTATGCAAGATTCCCCTGTCCTGTCGTGCCTATTGGTCCAACCATTATTTCCTTTCTTCTCATTAATTCTTGAATAGAATTGGTCAGGATTAAGGGCTACTATGCCCAGTAGTAATCTAGCTGGGTTCTCTGCTCTTCAGAGTCTTGTCTTGGATTTTTGTAGTAAATTTGTTAGTGCTAAAGATGCAATCTAATACACATCGTTTGTATTATGCTGATTCCAATTGGGGTGGGCTTTTAGTAGTACCTTTCAGGTGGCTTGGATCTCAATAGCTAATCTGTTACGGATTATAATGCATTTCTGTAGATATCAATCCTTCCCATTGTGCTGGTTCATGCTTTTAAGACCTTTCAGTCTCATGGCTTGGATTTGAGTAGCTAAAGTTGTTACTCCTTATTATGCATTTTCTGTAGATATGGTTTGCATTGTGCTGGTTCTTCGTAAGACCTTTCAGGCTCGTGGCTTAAATTTCAGTATCTAATCTGTTACTGCTTGTTATGCATTTCTAATAGACTTCATTTTTATTGAGATGCTTCCCTGATTATGCTTATGATGTGTTTTAAGGCTAATCTCTTCTGTCTGTGCCATGTTGTAGGTGTTTGGCAAGCAGAAAGTTGAGCCTGTGGTGAAGGATGAAACTCGGAGGTGGTGGCGAAGCCGGGAACAACAACAGTTGAATCTCACTGAAGGGGTTCTGATGGTCTATTCGTCTTGCAGCAGTTTAATCTCACTGAATGGGTTCTGATCGTCGTGGGGAAACAAAATGTAAATAATCTTTCTGTGCTCTCCAGTGGCGAAGACTTCGAGACTACTTTGGTCTCCATAGAAACTAGTAGTATGATAGTATTATGTCATGCTAGTTGTCGTGGTAGTGGTTTGGGAATGGTTGGTCCAGTAATTCATCATGAACCTTCTGTGTTTCTGCTTCAAGTTCTTAGAATGTGAACCTCGATCCATGCCTGAAATTGAATCGTTACAGCAACCATTTGCCATGATATCGTACTTTTTGGTTACTATTTTTTGATCTTTAGTCCCTGTGTTCCATCTTTTCATTGAGCTGCAATGACCCTTGATTCCAAGGGCTGACTATTCCTGTTATGATTGTTGAATGATGATTAGCACTGGCTTGGTCGCTCCATAATCTGGTTCTGAAGTCTACCTTGCAACCTTAACTCTCTTTTACCATTGATGAGTAAAAATATTCAGCACACAATCACTTTTACAGTATCCAAGGGCTGACTATTCCTGTTATGATTGTTGAATGATGATTAGCACTGGCTTGGTCGCTCCATAATCTGGTTCTGAAGTCTACCTTGCAACCTTAACTCTCTTTTACCATTGATGAGTAAAAATATTCAGCACACAATCACTTTTACAGTAACCATCAGTTCCGTTGATGCAACTTGCAACTGCTAACAAACCTGCAACATTAGCTTTTTTTTAGCAGAACCTGCAACATTAGCTGGAGCAGCAACACAAGCCATCTGGAAAAAGCAGCAACTGGGTCACTTGCACAGCAGCACAAACGCCACCCCACAAGTCCAGACTCCAGAACGGAGAGGCAGAGCACGCACCACTTTGCAAAAGTGATCAGCGCCAAGTTTGGTGAGTCGTTTCGAGTTTCGACAATTCTGACGTGAGGTGGCGTCGAATGGGCGTCTGCCTGCCGTCTGCGTCTCGTCTCGCCGTGCACGCGCTCACCGGCATCTGCGACCGTCGAGGGAAAGAGCTCGTTGGCTGCTGATGGACCTGCCACGAGCCCACGAGCCACCGCAATGAATGTATAGCCCACGAGCTGCCGCAACGAAAGTAGAGTAGTGTTTTAGGCCCAAACGTAACACCATTGCACCACAGTGGTCGGTGGACGGTTCCAGAATTTCGAAATCCTTCCGCCCCTGCCCTGGTCATGTCGTGCGTGATGTGGACAGGTGGTCTTTTCTTCTTTCCCACGCTGCAAGAAAGAAAACCAGAGGCGCCCCTGTTCCGCCTTCCCCAAATCCTTTTGTTTCCCACGGCGAAAGAAAGAATAAACAAGACAACAAGCTCAGCTTGAGGGCTCCTCTCCCGTTCCGACAGCCAATTTGCCATCCACCGTCGCGGCGGCTACCtggccgccgctgccaccgctcTCTGCCAAGCGGTGGCGGCAGCCCGCTGCGGCGCCCaaaaagccccccccccccccccccctccctgcAGCAGCTTTCATTGTAAATTGGTTTTAGTTTACCAGTTTTCATTAACCACAAGGTTCATGTTCTTTGCTCATCATATCGTAAGGTTCATATCATATCACAAATACTCATTATCATATATCATATATGCTCATTCCATAATTATTCATCATATATCACATATGCTCTCAGTATTGATTCTCATAAGAATATCATGAATTGTGTTTATTAAATATTTAATGGAAAATGGGAGGTGGTGGAATATGATATTGGTGGAAAGGTGGAAGGGAGAAGTGTGTGGGTATGGTAATTTATGTGGAGGGGATGGGACAGGggggtgttaggacttgcctccgcTCGCTGACGCGTACATCCATGTTTCAATGGGCCGATTCTTCTTATTCTTATGATTGCGCTCCGCGATCCCATCGGGCTCTTTCTATGTCTTCGAGATAAGTTGTCTAGTTTCGTCAAATAAAGGAACATTTCAAGCAACACATGCAAGGCAATCTCAATCATTCATGGGGTCAGTCCTAGATGGGTTGGCTCCAATTGGTTGATGGGTTTACTCCTAAGTTTATCTTTATTATGTCAATTTGAAGTAAGGGTTGGATAGAGAGACTCCTTCCAACAAGGTGTAGCTTTTACTGGTTAGGTTAGAGTGGCGTGGTTATCTAATGGAAAACCGGACCACATTATTAGGtttcactattatgtgaacctgaaAGAGAGAGCCTGATCAAGTCATCATAACGGCCTGTCTGACTCCTGCAGATCCGCCGGGGTTTAGCGGGGTTATTTCGACTGGTTCATGTATATGTATTCATATACATGAAGGCGGGGTTAAGCGGTTAGGTACGTGTATATGCATTCATATACACATACAGAGGGGTTAGGCTAAGCAAGCTTAGGTTAACGTGGGTGGTAGCTAAGGTTAGCGACACATACATATATCCATAAGTATATGCCTTGGTTTAATTAAGATGAAAAGGTGGGTTTGAGGTTAGTAATACTTATTCTGCGGCCAGCTACACACACACGTATTGTTCTCTAGCTGgccgcagaataagttattctgtggccactttgagttacgataattactatactaatttacgagattatggtaactccctcataagtgatttattatagcattatggtaagtatcatcttgaattatagtaacccatgtatcgtaaatgtgtattgtcattattgtaaattggtacaaacattattgTAAATCAAGGTgaccatagaataagttattctgtggccagctgcagaatagccttaccgtgtgtgtgtgtatatatatatatatatatatatatatatatatatatatatatatatacacacacacacgcgcgAATATATGGTGCTAACAGGGGTTAGTGGATGGGTGTAAATATGGGTTATTGTTAATATAAATGAAACGGAAAACAAAcaactagaatttaaatgggcaccaaaTGATAGAGCAAAGGATATGAATAGATAGGGCTTGATTTTAGAGGATTTTTGGTGGAATAATAATGGGATTTGGATTTAGGGTGGAAGAGATATGATTTATCAAAGATTTAATAGGAGACGGTATTTGGAATATATTTTGGAAATAATTTCTGGAAATTAGGGTAATGAAAATGATGTGGAAATGCTTAGGTAGGTTCTGGGGTGTACCTAGTTTATTTAGGAATTTTCTGGGAATTGTTCTATGTTGGGAAAATGCATTTCGCCTCTCTGTGTACACTCTCGGGGTGTACGTAGCATTTTTTTTTCAGCACAGGGGCTGACCTGTGGTCCCCAGTCGGATGCGGCTTGGCCTGGCACTGTTGCGTGAACCTGGTCCGCACTATGCCGTGCACCCGTTCTCTCTTCCATTGGTCTATGTGAACCGTGTCCATGTAAAATGGGGGAGAGTGGAAGTGGGTTTGCTATGGCTGCCGTGTGGGGCCCGAGCGGTGACGTGGTGCCTCCCCATTGGCCAAAGGGACGTGGCCGGGTGATCGACTTCGGATGCCGCGGCCATCCTCATCCATTCGGAAGAAGGCTGACGGaacgagagagagggagagggagagggagagagggcggGAGAGGGAGAGCGGTAGGGCGAGGCGGTGCAGAGCAATCAGAGATGGAGAGACagaccagagagagagagagatagcagatggagagagaaggagagaggaGAGCGGCAGCGTCGTGGCGCTCGGCCTTAGCGCGGAGTCGCCCGGGAGGCAGGGCGGGCGTAGCCTTGTCACCGGCGGCGTCGGGCTCCAGAACTCGGCGCTCCCGGCGAGCTCGAGTGGCCGGAAGAGGAAGGAAAAGGACCGAACTCTTCAGGCCACGGCGAGTTCATCAGCCGGCTATTTATAGCCGAGATGAGACGGTGGCAGTGGAGATATTTTGGGCAGCCATGGCAGAGGAAGGCGGTGGCGGCAAAATATCTCGGCGGTCGTGCTTCACGTGCTCGGATGTGGTGGCAGCGGGGTGTCGCGAAGGTTCGGAGGGGAGGACAGGTGGCTCCTGCACCCTTATCTTCTCCAGCGTCGGGACGAGATGGTGGCGGGCTCGAGGCGGCGCGTAACGACGCTTGATTTCCGTCGCTGCCGCCTGGGAAGACGAAGCTGACAGCTGGGTCCCGCACGTCTGTGGGGGGAGGTCGGCTGACAGTCGGGGCCGCGCTGTCTATGAGAATAGAGAAAGGGAGGCGGGCGCTCCTGCTGGGCCTGAGTGGCCGATGCCGGCCCAGGCGGGGAAGGGAAGAGGAGTGGGCCGCTGCGCCAGAAAGGAGGGGAGTCGCCGCTGCGCCTGGCCTCGTTGGGCCGAAGGCCCGGCGCTGGCCCATGCGGGGAAAAGGGCAAAAGAGAAGAGGCAGGAGGCGGGCCGCTTCACGGGCCAGGAGGAAGGGAGAGAGGAATTGAGCCCGCTGACCATTGTCCTTTTATGATTCAATTTACATTTTTTCCCAGAATTAAACTAGGCCTTATTTGGGTTGGATTCAAGTTTGAATTTTAAGATGATTTGATGCTAAATGGTTTGGGATAAATCAAGGATGGTTTTCGTGGAGATATTCAAGGGAAATGATCAAGGAGTTTTGGAGAGAAAGTCAAGGAGGAGTACTTTGCGCCAATAATAAATTCTAGGGCACACAAACATATAATCAATAAAACAAGCATTTCAAACATAAATGCACATgatgtgttttgatgcaagacTTTTTGGTAAAGATTTTAAAAAGGGTTTGTGGAGACATATCTTCAAATATTTTTTGCAGAAAATAAATAGTTAAGGTTTTAATTTGTAGTAAAATTTAAAAAGTTCAATTTTTTAGTGGTTTTTATTATGATGCAAAACACAGGGTATTAAAAGCGCATGGTGCTGTAGGTGAAGGCAGGGTCCTGCACGGCCTCCGCGGTCAGCTCCTCCTTCAACTTTAGCTTGGCGCGCTGGAACTCGAGGAGTGACTTCTAGATGCAGACGACGGAGAGGAGCATAGTCTCAATGGGGATTTCATAGAGtttcatgggcattaaatatgctgacatggcactgtcttgatgaagagagagaaaataaaagtttcatgggagtagagagagttttatggggatgaaactcttctgcactgtttctaaaatatgggtgtgttgaaaactgggagatgaaacccccattgagactggcctaaagTGGGCGGCCCTAAGCCCACGCGCGGCCTAGAGCGTGGCACGATACTCGACGCGCCATGAGTCCTACACGCTGTTGCCATAGCTGGCGAGGTAGCGAACCGCGGTGTGGATGGGCCCGTGTGGGGCTAGGTCCGCGAGCAGCGCGGCCGGGTCAGTGacataaggccagtctcaatgggggtttcatctcccagttttcaacacacccatattttggaaacagtgcagaagagtttcattcccatgaaactctctctactcccatgaaacttttatcttctctctcttcatcaagacagtgccatgtcagcatatttaatgcccatgaaactctatgaaatccccattgagactggcctaagagAAGACGACCCGGGCGGGGGCGAGGTCCGCGATGACGTCGTCCGGGGAGTTGCGGCCGCGGATGCCGCTCCAGGATGGGCCCATGGTTAGCACGCGGTGGCCccggtggaggagctcttggacgtGGTAGCGATCAATGTAGCCTGTGGAGCCTATGATGAGGATCATGGTCACCGAGGCCGGCTGTGCATGGAAGGGCTATGTCGCCGGAGTAGGCGTGGGCGGTGAGGCTGCGGAGGATTCGAGGAGTGGGCCTCGACAGTTGGGAAGAGAGTATTTGTGCGTGCCTGTGTGTCCGGGCCATGCCAAGTTGCACACTAGCGGGTGAAGTGGCGTACCACGTCAGTGAAAATGACAAGAACGTAGGAGAGTTACTATTTTCGGTGGCAATTTTGTATTTACCCATCTAAAGCTGGTAATCGAAGTGGTGGCCTCCCTCTTTTTTTTCCGACCGTACCATAAGGTACGTATTTAGTTAGGAGGAAGTAGagttttcaaacttacaacaaACTTACAACATGAGGTGGCCTCCCTCTCGCTGGCAATTATTTAAAAATCCCTGTCAGTAAGCTACCTATCTCCGTGGAAGATTTACATTGCTGCGCGCTCGCGAACAAATCACCCAGCAAGTGCCAGCACGTCAAGCTTGACCGCGCAGCAAGCATCTTGCACCGATAAGAGCAGCAAGTCAGCACGAGAGGACAGTCGCACAGTGCTCGCTCACCATGTGCTGAACTGCTGATCGAGTTCACAACTTCACACTAGCTAGCTCCGTGACCCTGCCCGACCATGGCCGTCTGTTTCGCCGTCGTCAGCCCCGAAGGCGGGGAGGACGCACGTCAGTACGACGGCAGGGTCACCGCGTTCGTGGCGTTGTCGTGCGTCACGGCGGCCATGGGCGGCGCCATCTTCGGCTACGACATCAGCACGGCGGGCGGCGTGTCGTCCATGGACGCGTTCCTGCGGGAGTTCTTCCCCGACGTGTACCGTCGGATGAAGCGCGCCGCGGGCGTCAGCAACTACTGCAAGTTCGACAGCCAGCTGCTGACGCTCTTCACGTCGTCGCTCTACATCACCGGCCTCCTCACTGCGGTGCTCCTCGCATCGTGGCTCACCGCGCGGTGCGGGCGCCGCCCGTCCATGGTCTTCGGCGGCGTCGCGTACCTCGCGGGCGCCGCGGTCAGCGGCGGCGCCGTGAACGTGTTCATGGCCATCCTCGGCAGGGCGCTGCTCGGCGTTGGCCTGGGCTTCGCCAACCAGGTATATGATATGTCTATCCATATGAATTTGTTCTTAGAATGTCATGAAAAACAAAAAATTGCGCAGCAACATTTTCCAGGCTGTAGCATGACAAATCGACATGGAAAAATAATTCTTTTAACATTTTGCAGGCTGTGCCGTTGTACCTGTCTGAGATGGCCCCGGCACGTTACCGAGGGATGTTCAGCAACGGCTTCCAGTTCAGCCTCTGTCTTGGAGCTCTCCTCGCGACGGTCGTCAACTACGGCGCCGAGAAGATCACAGGGGGCTGGGGCTGGAGGCTGTCGTTGGGCCTGGCCGGCGTCCCTGCAGCGCTGCTCACCGTCGGCGCCATCTTCCTGCCGGAGACGCCCAACAGCCTCGTCCAGCAAGGCAGAGACCACGGGAAGGTGAGGGCGTTGCTGCAGAAGATCAGAGGAACCGACGCCGTCGACCAAGAGTTGGATGACATCGTCGCTGCCAATGCCATGGCGCAGCAGTGCGACAACGGCTGGCGACTGATCCTGACGAACCGGCGGTACCGCCCGCAGCTGGCCATGGCCATCCTGATACCGTCGTTCACGCAGCTGACGGGGATCAACGCCATCGGGTTTTACGCGCCGGTGCTGCTGCGCAGCATCGGCATGGGCGAGACCGCGTCCCTCCTCTCGACCATCGTCCTGGTCGTCGTCTCCTCCGCCGCGACGTTCACCTCCCTGTTCGCGGCTGACCTCTTCGGACGGCGGACGCTGCTCCTGGCCGGCGGCGCGCAGATGCTCCTCTGCGAGGTCCTCATCGGCGCCATCATGGCCGCGAAGCTCGGCGACGAGGGCGGCCTGAGCAGGGCGTACGCGCTAGCCCTCCTCCTGCTCATCGGCCTCTACTCCGCGGGCTTCGGCTGCTCCTGGGGCCCGCTGAGCTGGCTGGTGCCCAGCGAGATCTTCCCGCTGGAGGTCCGGTCGGCCGGGCAGAGCATCACCGTGGCGTCGGGCTTCGTGTTCACCATCTTGGTCGCGCAGTACTTCCTCGCCATGCTCTGCCGCCTCAAGGCGTGGCTCTTTTTCTTCTTCGCCGGGTGGATCGTGGCCATGACGGCGTTCGTGTACCTCTTCTTGCCGGAGACCAAGGGGCTGCCCATCGAGCACATTGACAAGGTGTGGGCCGAGCACTGGTTCTGGAAGAAGGTTATAGGAGACCGTGAAGATGAGGCAAGTGCCAAGCTGTAAAGAAATGTACGTAGCATTCAGCTACGTACATTTGAAGCATTCAGCTTCAATTCAGCCATGATTTGTTTCTCAGACAAGAATATTCAAAGCCTGATCATTTGGAAGATCTTTAGCAGTTGGAGTACTATACATTTTACAGTTCATTTGAAGCTCTTTATATTGATAGTTTAGTGAATGAAATTACGGGCATGTTTAGGAGAGCtccaaatcaaaaaaaaaaaaaaaaaacagattcaGATCACTAGATCCACCATGATGCAGCTCCACCATGGAGCTGGTCTCCCAGTAAACTGTCTTGTACAGCTCCAGCTCTGAGTTTCCTTCCCTCTAACTCACTGCCAcctgggcccgctcgtcagctcttcatcccctctttcctcctcttcctacATATCTGAGCAGAGCACATCAGACCGGGCAACATCCACACGGCGTGGTCACGTGTGTGGACGATGGAGTGACGCGCATAGACGGCGGCGAGGCTGGGGCCATGCGTGACGGGAGCTGGGCTCGCACGCTCGGAGCTCGTGGCGTTCTTGGGGCGCGACATTGAGGCCGGCCATGGTGGGGGCGGCGCCGGTCTCGgtgggggtggcggcggcgggcacgGGTCTCGCTGGCCACAGTGGAGGCGAGGCCGGTCGCGGTAGGGGTGAGGGCAGTTGAGGTAGGGCGGGTCTCGCCGGCCGGGGTGGGGGCACCCGAGCGCTGGCATGGGCACGGTGGTAGGCGTGCGCCACGTCCGGACATGGAGGTTAGACGTGGGCGGCAGAGCGGCACGCGGCGAAGGTAGGGATGGGCGGCTCTGGTCGGCgatgggagaagaagaaagaacacCATCCTGTACTTTTGTTTAATCAGTGGCAGTGCTAGATAATTTTCTCTAATTCTTTCAAACTTGTGTTTTCAGAGTGCTCTTTGTGGTGCTCGATAAAATTCAAT is part of the Miscanthus floridulus cultivar M001 chromosome 9, ASM1932011v1, whole genome shotgun sequence genome and encodes:
- the LOC136484054 gene encoding uncharacterized protein, whose amino-acid sequence is MMPTSSTPRRAPTSTTPRRAPASSTRRAPMATRAPTATRKPRRVHLRRGSIKPYWRLSPRLQKGSSRVFTASRSCSSRRRDSYKGAQCVSSLHLWNSIAKLSTGSFSAVRRSARSAQLAGICSTPSRRRELTSGGSAIRSAAVTPHLRAATCRVAPVRVHIAAALYGVKKVAVAAPEEATPTLTATPTFTAPLRAPEKEPETQEKFLEVAKDYFNQFKEIPAQKQEALDLPQELLQPEVRLGVWQAES
- the LOC136484052 gene encoding hexose carrier protein HEX6-like, whose protein sequence is MAVCFAVVSPEGGEDARQYDGRVTAFVALSCVTAAMGGAIFGYDISTAGGVSSMDAFLREFFPDVYRRMKRAAGVSNYCKFDSQLLTLFTSSLYITGLLTAVLLASWLTARCGRRPSMVFGGVAYLAGAAVSGGAVNVFMAILGRALLGVGLGFANQAVPLYLSEMAPARYRGMFSNGFQFSLCLGALLATVVNYGAEKITGGWGWRLSLGLAGVPAALLTVGAIFLPETPNSLVQQGRDHGKVRALLQKIRGTDAVDQELDDIVAANAMAQQCDNGWRLILTNRRYRPQLAMAILIPSFTQLTGINAIGFYAPVLLRSIGMGETASLLSTIVLVVVSSAATFTSLFAADLFGRRTLLLAGGAQMLLCEVLIGAIMAAKLGDEGGLSRAYALALLLLIGLYSAGFGCSWGPLSWLVPSEIFPLEVRSAGQSITVASGFVFTILVAQYFLAMLCRLKAWLFFFFAGWIVAMTAFVYLFLPETKGLPIEHIDKVWAEHWFWKKVIGDREDEASAKL